A single Xiphias gladius isolate SHS-SW01 ecotype Sanya breed wild chromosome 18, ASM1685928v1, whole genome shotgun sequence DNA region contains:
- the ubxn10 gene encoding UBX domain-containing protein 10, whose amino-acid sequence MRDRPPPPKKKKTSCLSMHLTRPKSSKGRSRPAVNNTDSARRTPVSPGSPAHSRPDTSLRSRSQPSMRQAGRPSQDEAPCVLRHAPAAPPQSLNKYRVLPSIESRRSEVSPGRSLGKSVSKLTLSEGNVLQQRRRHEAPQTSGSGGDGGPLRIRPKPPDPGPVTAKEAGAGGGLLLAIRAPCGRRFQQHFEPTDTLLTVRASAEARYGAEYGEASVETMDVPRRSFTDMDMTLAQCRIFNRSVLCISQNNGSEVEHD is encoded by the coding sequence ATGCGagacagaccccccccccccaaaaaaaaaaaaaccagctgCTTATCAATGCATTTAACGAGACCGAAGTCCTCCAAAGGGCGAAGCAGACCCGCTGTAAACAACACAGACAGCGCCCGGAGGACCCCCGTGTCCCCAGGGTCTCCAGCACACAGCAGGCCGGACACAAGCCTCCGCTCCCGGTCGCAGCCCAGCATGCGGCAGGCCGGCCGGCCGAGCCAGGATGAAGCTCCGTGCGTGCTGCGGCACGCCCCTGCCGCTCCGCCACAGTCCTTGAACAAGTACAGGGTCCTGCCGTCCATAGAGAGCAGGCGGTCTGAGGTGAGCCCCGGGAGAAGCCTGGGCAAAAGCGTGTCCAAGCTCACCTTGTCCGAGGGTAACGTCCTGCAGCAAAGGCGCAGGCACGAGGCGCCACAGACCAGCGGCTCCGGAGGGGACGGTGGGCCACTCAGGATCCGGCCCAAGCCTCCAGACCCGGGACCGGTAACGGCCAAGGAGGCTGGTGCCGGTGGCGGCTTGCTCTTAGCCATCCGTGCGCCGTGTGGCAGGAGGTTTCAGCAGCACTTTGAGCCCACAGACACTCTGCTGACGGTGAGAGCCAGTGCAGAGGCCAGGTATGGAGCCGAGTATGGAGAGGCCTCCGTCGAGACCATGGACGTGCCGCGCAGGAGCTTCACGGACATGGACATGACTCTGGCCCAGTGTCGCATCTTCAACAGATCGGTGCTGTGCATTTCTCAGAATAATGGCAGTGAGGTGGAACACGACTGA
- the zgc:193690 gene encoding ATP-dependent RNA helicase DDX19A encodes MSEDSWALAVDVQEATTPSAQFDYSKKVDRARGPRNTRGDINGNIVPEKSENGGWIGEGDKVDLAEQSLLNKLIRRSLVRNRNQVEVLQRDPTSPLYSVKTFEELRLKPELLKGVYNMGFNRPSRIQENALPMMLAQPPQNLIAQSQSGTGKTAAFSLAMLSHVNPANKWTQCLCISPTYELALQIGQVIEQMGKFCPDVKLAYAIRGNRMERGIKLQEQIVIGTPGTVLDWCTKYKLIDSKKITMFVLDEADVMIATQGHRDQSIRIHRQLTKDCQMLLFSATFEDSVWRFAEQVVPDPNIIRLKREEETLDTIKQFYVVCKEKEDKFTALCNLYGSLTIAQAMIFCHTRKMAAWLTAHLTKEGHQVALLSGEMTVEQRAAVIERFRNGKEKVLVTTNVCSRGIDVEQVSLVVNFDLPVDMDGNADNETYLHRIGRTGRFGRRGFAVNMVDSKHSMDIINQIEMHFNRRITKLDTSNLEEMESLMS; translated from the exons atgtccGAAGACTCGTGGGCGCTGGCTGTCGATGTTCAAGAGGCGACAACTCCATCAGCCCAG TTTGACTATTCAAAGAAAGTGGATCGAGCGCGTGGTCCACGTAACACGAGAGGAGACATAAACG GCAACATTGTGCCGGAGAAGAGTGAAAATGGAGGCTGGATAGGAGAAGGGGACAAAGTGGACCTGGCTGAGCAGTCCCTGCTGAACAAACTGATTCGCCGCTCTCTGGTGCGGAACAGAAACCAGGTGGAGGTCCTGCAGAGGGACCCCACCTCTCCTCTGTACTCCGTGAAGACGTTTGAGGAGCTCAGACT GAAACCTGAGCTGTTGAAGGGTGTGTACAACATGGGTTTCAACAGACCATCCAGAATCCAGGAGAACGCTTTGCCCATGATGCTGGCACAGCC ACCTCAGAACCTGATCGCCCAGTCACAGTCTGGCACAGGTaaaacagctgctttttctCTGGCCATGCTCAGCCATGTAAACCCTGCCAATAAGTGGACTCAG TGCCTGTGCATCTCGCCAACGTATGAGCTCGCTCTGCAGATTGGTCAAGTCATCGAGCAAATGGGGAAATTTTGTCCGGACGTGAAACTGGCGTACGCCATTCGAGGCAACAGAA TGGAGCGAGGCATCAAGTTACAGGAGCAGATTGTTATCGGAACACCAGGCACGGTCCTCGACTGGTGCACCAAGTACAAGCTCATCGACTCCAAGAAGATCACCATGTTTGTGTTGGACGAGGCTGATGTGATGATTGCCACACAGGGTCATCGGGACCAGAGCATTCGAATCCACCG ACAGCTGACAAAGGACTGCCAGATGCTCCTTTTCTCAGCGACCTTCGAGGACTCCGTGTGGAGGTTTGCAGAGCAGGTGGTTCCCGACCCGAATATCATCAGGCTGAAGCGCGAAGAGGAGACGCTGGACACCATCAAGCAGTTCTATGTGGTCTGCAAGGAGAAGGAGGACAAGTTCACAGCGCTCTGCAATCTATACGGAAGCCTTACCATTGCACAGGCCATGATCTTCTGCCAC acTCGTAAGATGGCCGCTTGGCTGACTGCACACCTGACCAAAGAGGGCCACCAGGTGGCGCTGCTGAGCGGGGAAATGACGGTGGAGCAGAGAGCCGCTGTCATCGAACGCTTTAGGAACGGCAAGGAGAAGGTGCTCGTGACCACAAATGTGTGCTCCAGAG GTATTGATGTTGAGCAGGTGTCGCTTGTAGTCAACTTCGACCTCCCCGTGGACATGGACGGGAATGCCGACAATGAGACGTACCTTCACCGGATTGGCCGCACGGGACGCTTCGGCAGGAGAGGGTTTGCTGTCAATATGGTTGACAGCAAACACAGCATGGATATCATCAACCAAATTGAGATGCATTTCA ACAGGAGAATCACAAAACTCGACACTAGCAATCTTGAAGAAATGGAGAGCCTGATGAGCTGA